Proteins from one Maniola hyperantus chromosome 25, iAphHyp1.2, whole genome shotgun sequence genomic window:
- the LOC138404090 gene encoding uncharacterized protein: MDNYQIAPVKLYIQDIFRAKQTEENRYIYEMFNLKFKRVMIHGVVTSIYNKTTKTTNFELSDPTGCVQVYYDTNKNDYKLSEDTVKDLVKSFARKSQSGHDKILAMSSMLSSIENNYKFPFDFESGSHVCVVGDIFVDNFKSSRMICAYSCKTTSVERDIVWLEELRYLYEKYYLKGEDGP, encoded by the coding sequence ATGGACAACTATCAGATTGCTCCTGTAAAACTTTACATACAAGACATTTTCCGAGCCAAACAGACTGAAGAAAACCGATACATCTACGAAATGttcaatttaaagtttaaaagagTTATGATACATGGTGTAGTAACTTCTATTTACAATAAAACAACGAAAACAACGAATTTTGAGCTAAGCGATCCCACAGGTTGTGTCCAAGTATACTATGACACGAACAAGAACGACTACAAATTATCTGAAGACACTGTGAAAGACCTAGTGAAATCTTTCGCGCGTAAATCCCAATCTGGACATGATAAAATACTTGCAATGTCTTCCATGCTAAGTTCTatagaaaataattataaatttcctTTTGATTTTGAAAGTGGTTCGCATGTTTGTGTTGTTGGAGATATTTTTGTGGATAATTTCAAAAGTTCAAGAATGATATGTGCCTATAGTTGTAAAACTACTTCTGTTGAGAGAGATATAGTATGGTTGGAGGAACTTAGGTATTTGTATGAAAAGTATTATTTGAAGGGGGAAGATGGACCTTAA
- the Glo1 gene encoding lactoylglutathione lyase: MASEGISPQEIEALCQTPSPSTKDFMFQQTMYRIKDPRQSIPFYTGVLGMTLLKQLHFPEMKFSLFFMGYENPSEVPQDEGQRTTWVMTRKATLELTYNWGTESDDSSYHNGNSDPRGFGHIGILVPDVDEACARFEQQGVKFIKRPQDGKMKGLAFIQDPDGYWIEIFTSKVVS, translated from the exons ATGGCTAGTGAAGGTATTTCGCCGCAGGAGATAGAGGCTTTATGCCAAACTCCAAGCCCTTCTACTAAG GACTTCATGTTCCAACAAACAATGTACAGAATCAAGGACCCTCGTCAGTCCATTCCATTCTACACAGGCGTCCTGGGAATGACATTACTTAAGCAACTGCACTTTCCGGAAATGAAGTTCTCTCTATTCTTCATGGGCTATGAGAACCCCTCAGAAGTTCCTCAGGATGAGGGTCAGAGGACGACCTGGGTTATGACCAGGAAAGCTACATTAGAATTGACATA TAACTGGGGTACAGAGAGTGACGACTCAAGTTACCACAACGGCAACTCGGACCCGCGCGGGTTTGGGCATATTGGCATACTTGTACCAGACGTTGATGAGGCTTGTGCTCG GTTCGAACAGCAAGGCGTGAAATTCATCAAGCGTCCTCAGGACGGCAAAATGAAAGGACTGGCTTTCATTCAAGACCCCGACGGCTATTGGATCGAAATATTCACCTCTAAAGTCGTATCCTAA